In one window of Fibrobacter sp. UWB15 DNA:
- a CDS encoding RNA polymerase sigma factor RpoD/SigA, producing the protein MHIDSTDTTLKRYLEDIRRTAPLSREEEQILFQKAKEGDKIARKKLISANMRFVLKVAIQYRGCPIPLPDLVSEGAMGLVRAIESFEHTRGLKFISYGVWWIKAYITRAINEQGNLIRLPANQHLRVRKALHEQSRGKEINEEIRELIQIGQRGVSFDSPLKADSKATYAEVLPDGTATNPENESEIQSVEALARDLMEQLPEREAKVITGIFGINQEAPQTLREVGESMNISHERVRQLRDQALRRIRKYNSKEFLQDKKDAFLAAINK; encoded by the coding sequence ATGCATATTGATTCTACTGATACAACTCTAAAACGTTACCTCGAAGATATTAGACGCACCGCTCCCCTCTCTCGTGAAGAAGAGCAGATTCTGTTCCAGAAAGCTAAAGAAGGCGACAAGATCGCCCGTAAAAAGCTTATCTCTGCCAACATGCGTTTCGTTTTGAAAGTCGCTATTCAATACCGTGGTTGCCCGATTCCGCTGCCGGACTTGGTGAGCGAAGGCGCCATGGGTCTCGTGCGTGCTATCGAATCCTTTGAACACACTCGTGGTCTTAAGTTCATTAGTTACGGCGTGTGGTGGATCAAGGCTTACATTACCCGCGCCATTAACGAACAGGGCAACCTGATTCGCTTGCCGGCGAACCAGCACTTGCGCGTGCGTAAGGCTTTGCACGAACAGAGCCGCGGTAAGGAAATCAACGAAGAGATCCGCGAACTTATCCAGATCGGTCAGCGCGGCGTTTCTTTCGACAGCCCCCTGAAGGCAGACTCCAAGGCAACGTATGCCGAAGTGTTGCCCGACGGCACCGCCACAAACCCGGAAAACGAATCCGAAATCCAAAGCGTCGAAGCTTTGGCCCGCGACCTCATGGAACAGCTTCCGGAACGCGAAGCCAAGGTGATTACAGGTATCTTCGGTATCAACCAGGAAGCTCCGCAGACGCTTCGCGAAGTGGGCGAATCCATGAACATTTCCCACGAACGTGTACGTCAGTTGCGCGACCAGGCTCTGCGCCGTATCCGCAAGTACAACAGCAAGGAATTCTTGCAAGACAAGAAGGACGCATTCCTCGCAGCGATTAATAAATAA
- a CDS encoding class I SAM-dependent methyltransferase, translating to MSIKEPDQSVWNRFWQQKNDMDKVYPSSPSVLNTIKKNFKLEGLKVLEVGAGTGRDSAELARLGADVYVLDYAENSLKIVDGIRAKDNLYDNLKLVRGDAFKAPFPDCTFDLVFHQGLAEHFKDSLPLIKENYRILKHGGHCLCDVPQTVHPYTVIKHILIAMDKWFAGWEKQFTMPQLKKLMTDAGFECVYDYGDWMRPNLFYRIVREVGFKVGVELPKYPLQGTAYQKIKDKILDSLENNSLMHYTQLCIGVLGRKP from the coding sequence ATGTCTATTAAAGAACCTGATCAGTCTGTCTGGAACAGATTTTGGCAACAGAAGAACGATATGGACAAGGTTTATCCTTCGTCCCCGTCTGTGTTGAATACGATTAAGAAGAATTTTAAACTCGAAGGCCTCAAGGTTTTGGAAGTGGGCGCCGGTACTGGTCGCGACAGCGCAGAACTGGCTCGTTTGGGTGCCGACGTCTATGTGCTCGATTACGCCGAAAACAGTTTGAAAATTGTGGATGGCATTCGCGCGAAGGACAACCTTTACGATAACCTGAAGCTTGTGCGTGGCGATGCCTTCAAGGCTCCGTTCCCGGATTGCACTTTTGACTTGGTGTTCCATCAGGGCCTGGCCGAGCATTTTAAGGATTCGCTCCCGCTGATCAAGGAAAATTACCGCATTCTAAAGCATGGCGGTCACTGCCTGTGCGACGTTCCGCAGACCGTTCACCCTTACACCGTAATCAAGCACATTTTGATTGCGATGGACAAGTGGTTTGCCGGTTGGGAAAAGCAGTTCACCATGCCGCAGCTGAAAAAGCTCATGACCGATGCGGGCTTTGAATGCGTTTATGACTATGGCGACTGGATGCGACCGAACCTGTTCTACCGCATTGTGCGCGAAGTGGGTTTCAAGGTGGGCGTGGAACTGCCGAAGTATCCGCTGCAGGGAACCGCTTACCAGAAAATTAAGGACAAGATTCTGGATTCTCTTGAAAACAATTCGCTTATGCACTACACGCAGTTGTGCATTGGAGTCCTGGGCAGAAAGCCCTAG
- a CDS encoding glycosyltransferase family 4 protein codes for MNILVVNYRDRMHPAAGGAEKHLHRIFSQIVESGHKVVLLTTAFAGCKPRETVDGIEVIRKGGDLLFQLTVAMNIRKLDREFNFDVVVEDLNKLPLFTPFLTKKPVVVQMHHLWRSSIFHEASFPIAFMVWAFERVIPWFYRKQPFVVVSPSTKYELEEIGIDEDRISVIYNGSDDVDPSQVEKSEEVPSTPYFLWLSRVHRYKGIWTALEAFEEFAENENHPDVKLVVAGDGPLLKKIPAWLKERGLTERVELLGFVTPAKKRALLQKAVALLQTSYKEGWGLTVVEAARLGTTTIASDVPGLRDSVRNGETGLLFPVGDFHTCASEMDRLYSDDDLRTRLSAAAKSYAGEFRWDIAAEKTLDLLQDAVIERQVGGGNE; via the coding sequence ATGAACATCCTTGTAGTCAATTACCGCGACCGGATGCACCCCGCCGCAGGGGGCGCCGAAAAGCACCTTCACCGTATTTTTTCTCAGATTGTAGAATCGGGGCACAAGGTTGTGCTCCTGACGACGGCTTTTGCAGGTTGCAAGCCTCGCGAGACGGTCGACGGTATCGAGGTGATTCGCAAGGGGGGCGATCTGCTGTTCCAGCTCACGGTGGCGATGAATATCCGCAAGCTGGACCGTGAATTCAATTTCGATGTGGTGGTCGAGGACTTGAACAAGCTTCCGCTGTTTACGCCGTTCTTGACCAAGAAGCCGGTGGTGGTGCAGATGCATCACTTGTGGCGTAGCTCCATTTTCCATGAGGCGTCGTTCCCGATTGCCTTTATGGTGTGGGCGTTTGAACGCGTTATTCCGTGGTTCTACCGCAAGCAGCCGTTTGTGGTGGTGAGCCCGAGTACCAAGTACGAACTGGAAGAAATCGGAATTGACGAAGACCGTATCTCGGTAATCTATAACGGCTCCGACGATGTGGATCCGTCGCAGGTCGAGAAGTCTGAAGAAGTGCCGAGTACGCCGTACTTTTTGTGGCTTTCGCGCGTGCACCGCTACAAGGGAATTTGGACGGCGCTTGAGGCTTTTGAAGAATTTGCCGAGAACGAGAACCACCCCGATGTAAAACTCGTGGTGGCGGGTGACGGCCCGCTTTTGAAAAAGATTCCGGCGTGGCTTAAAGAGCGCGGGCTTACGGAGCGTGTTGAACTTTTGGGATTTGTAACACCTGCAAAGAAACGCGCCTTGTTGCAGAAAGCGGTGGCGCTCTTGCAGACGAGCTACAAGGAAGGTTGGGGCCTCACGGTAGTGGAGGCTGCAAGGCTTGGGACGACGACGATTGCAAGCGATGTGCCTGGACTCCGCGATAGCGTCAGGAATGGTGAGACGGGACTCTTGTTCCCGGTGGGGGATTTTCATACTTGTGCGTCCGAAATGGACAGGCTTTATAGCGACGACGATTTGCGCACGAGGCTTTCGGCGGCGGCAAAAAGCTATGCGGGCGAGTTCCGCTGGGACATTGCTGCCGAGAAGACTCTCGATCTTTTGCAGGACGCCGTTATAGAGCGGCAAGTGGGGGGAGGAAATGAGTAA
- a CDS encoding lysylphosphatidylglycerol synthase transmembrane domain-containing protein — protein sequence MSKMNGRLKSALIFCLKLVVTAVPAYFVYRNIVMAPDWSVDDLYRLFSTHSIWPLFVALLCLGLSNFTACLQWKLLLEKQNVKLGYGHLLKLYYVGLFFNNFMPGNVGGDAKKVYDIRMQGGQDTVGAGLTATFFDRLYGLFFITLFALAMGLLFFMHDEAQRSFMWPSVWIFLGFCALFAALCSRRLGRLLCKALTKIFPKKVNERLIHMFERFQQFRSVKLLASINMLSAVTQGLRILVHYFCGIAVGVDLSISWYFYYIPLVAIVSALPISIGGFGPRELLAQSLFARAGVPGLESVVIQLLAYFVSLVLSLFGAFVFLLGGTPATNTPAKTTGEPK from the coding sequence ATGAGTAAAATGAATGGCCGACTGAAATCGGCGTTGATTTTTTGTTTGAAGTTGGTGGTGACGGCTGTCCCCGCTTACTTTGTGTACCGAAACATCGTGATGGCGCCTGACTGGAGCGTCGACGATTTGTATCGCCTGTTCAGTACGCATAGCATTTGGCCTTTGTTTGTTGCGCTTTTGTGCCTTGGACTTTCGAACTTTACGGCGTGCCTGCAGTGGAAACTTTTGCTCGAAAAGCAGAACGTGAAACTCGGTTACGGACATTTGCTCAAGCTTTATTACGTGGGCTTGTTCTTCAATAACTTTATGCCGGGCAATGTGGGTGGCGATGCCAAGAAGGTTTACGACATCCGTATGCAGGGTGGCCAGGATACCGTGGGTGCGGGGCTTACGGCAACATTCTTTGACCGCCTTTACGGGCTGTTCTTTATTACGCTGTTTGCTCTTGCGATGGGCCTTCTGTTCTTTATGCACGACGAGGCACAGCGCTCGTTCATGTGGCCCTCGGTCTGGATTTTTCTGGGGTTCTGCGCGTTGTTTGCCGCCCTTTGCAGCCGTAGGCTCGGACGCTTGTTGTGCAAGGCGCTCACGAAGATTTTTCCGAAAAAGGTTAACGAACGCCTAATCCACATGTTCGAACGATTCCAGCAATTCCGTTCGGTAAAGCTTTTGGCGTCCATCAACATGCTTTCGGCGGTGACGCAGGGGCTCCGAATTCTGGTGCATTATTTCTGCGGAATCGCGGTGGGCGTGGACCTCTCGATTTCGTGGTACTTCTATTATATTCCGCTGGTGGCAATCGTGAGTGCGCTTCCGATTTCGATTGGTGGTTTTGGCCCGCGTGAACTTTTGGCGCAGTCGCTGTTTGCACGTGCCGGAGTGCCGGGCCTAGAATCGGTGGTGATTCAGTTGCTCGCTTACTTTGTGAGCTTGGTGCTGAGCCTGTTCGGTGCATTCGTGTTTTTGCTTGGCGGAACGCCTGCGACAAATACGCCTGCTAAGACTACAGGCGAGCCGAAATAA
- a CDS encoding UvrD-helicase domain-containing protein, which yields MDAEEILKGLNSDQRAAVLHDHEKNAQLLILAGAGSGKTSVLTKRIQYRILCGVEPEKILALTFTAKAAAEMRERVQKLFPNAGVRLCTFHSLALYMLKCKIPCGSAGGERPAYELLGFKKIPSPTESSEREFSQALSKLKLKVKVSRENLFSDCYGATVSAKLQPLRDAVLESGQVVFEDLIYSAIQLLETNEAARNYFREQWKEILVDEYQDINPSQYRLVKGLLGDRKQLFVVGDDDQAIYGFRGADIGNIERFCEDFKESTQIRLEWNYRSVPNVLYLANDIFKNKPIHLRKMLRAGNLNGSGGNPLYKENRKPEIWVSDNPVEEIQKIIMSIKELREGYDLAWKNFAILVRYNRQRLYYEQALRDYNIPIAGETVTEAGEMKNGVTAPEVTIEDGVHIETVHASKGLQYAVVYYAGLCEKLTPGECTGDRKARKKQLDEERRLYYVGVTRAEACLFLLYCKRRFWKGKLRRFRRSRFLPHERNRSSEWNMPVILFKIYVAVAVLGYMLFYILSLPFTKPYYGKNFDAWLDRKIQDFSRFCMKVLRVDLTIEDQAQLGKVDWSRPVFIVGNHNSFADIPIVFLSLQKTVGFVAKKSLARIPFLNFWMHKIGCILVNREKGGAAKAVRDAIAKRGKSVRVFIFPEGTRSKTGALGTFKSGVFRFACENDAFMLPIVIKGSGPVWERRKDTKRCQVNVKVLAPLDVLECRKANEKFDPKVHMLPMVHKMMEDAL from the coding sequence ATGGACGCCGAAGAAATACTCAAGGGCTTAAATTCTGACCAGCGTGCAGCGGTGTTGCACGACCATGAGAAAAATGCGCAACTTCTGATTTTGGCGGGGGCCGGCTCGGGCAAGACGTCCGTCTTGACCAAGCGAATCCAGTACAGGATTCTTTGCGGTGTAGAACCTGAAAAAATCTTGGCGTTGACCTTCACCGCAAAGGCCGCCGCCGAGATGCGGGAACGCGTGCAGAAACTATTCCCGAATGCGGGCGTGCGGCTGTGTACGTTCCATTCGCTTGCGCTTTACATGCTCAAGTGCAAGATTCCGTGCGGAAGTGCGGGCGGCGAGCGCCCGGCTTATGAACTGCTTGGCTTCAAGAAAATTCCTTCGCCGACGGAGTCTTCGGAACGTGAATTTTCACAGGCGCTTTCGAAACTCAAGCTGAAAGTCAAGGTGTCTCGGGAAAATTTGTTTTCGGATTGCTACGGAGCGACAGTGTCGGCAAAACTGCAGCCGCTTCGCGATGCGGTGCTGGAATCGGGACAAGTCGTTTTCGAAGACTTGATTTATTCGGCGATTCAGTTGCTCGAAACCAACGAGGCGGCACGGAATTATTTTCGCGAACAGTGGAAAGAAATTCTGGTCGACGAATACCAGGACATCAATCCGTCGCAATACCGCTTGGTAAAGGGCTTGCTCGGCGACCGTAAGCAACTATTCGTGGTAGGCGACGACGATCAGGCTATTTATGGATTCCGCGGTGCCGACATCGGAAACATCGAACGCTTTTGCGAAGACTTCAAGGAGTCTACTCAGATTCGCCTGGAATGGAATTATCGTTCGGTGCCGAATGTGCTGTATTTGGCGAATGACATTTTCAAGAATAAGCCGATTCACCTGCGCAAGATGCTGCGTGCTGGCAATTTGAACGGCTCTGGCGGAAATCCGCTGTACAAGGAAAATCGCAAGCCCGAAATTTGGGTGTCCGATAATCCGGTTGAAGAAATTCAAAAGATTATCATGTCGATTAAGGAATTGCGCGAAGGTTACGACCTCGCCTGGAAAAATTTTGCGATTCTGGTTCGCTACAACCGTCAACGACTTTACTATGAGCAGGCGCTGCGGGACTACAATATTCCCATTGCGGGTGAAACGGTGACGGAGGCGGGCGAAATGAAAAATGGAGTTACCGCACCAGAGGTGACTATAGAAGATGGTGTACACATCGAAACGGTCCATGCATCCAAGGGACTCCAGTATGCGGTGGTGTATTATGCCGGTTTATGTGAGAAACTTACGCCCGGGGAATGTACAGGCGACCGCAAGGCCCGTAAAAAGCAATTGGATGAGGAACGTAGGCTTTACTACGTAGGGGTAACCCGTGCCGAGGCGTGTCTCTTTTTATTATATTGCAAGCGTAGATTCTGGAAAGGCAAATTGCGAAGGTTTCGACGTTCAAGATTTTTGCCTCACGAAAGGAATCGAAGCTCGGAATGGAATATGCCTGTAATTTTGTTTAAAATCTATGTCGCGGTGGCGGTGCTGGGGTATATGCTGTTTTATATCCTTTCGCTCCCGTTTACCAAGCCTTACTACGGAAAAAATTTTGATGCGTGGCTTGACCGTAAAATTCAGGATTTTTCAAGATTCTGCATGAAGGTTCTGCGTGTAGACTTGACGATTGAAGATCAGGCGCAGCTCGGCAAGGTGGATTGGAGCCGCCCGGTGTTCATTGTCGGCAACCACAATTCGTTTGCCGATATTCCGATTGTATTTTTGTCGCTCCAGAAGACGGTTGGTTTTGTAGCGAAAAAGTCGCTCGCCCGGATACCGTTCCTGAATTTCTGGATGCATAAGATTGGATGCATTCTGGTAAACCGCGAAAAGGGCGGTGCTGCAAAGGCTGTCCGAGATGCGATTGCTAAAAGGGGCAAGTCGGTGCGCGTGTTTATTTTCCCTGAAGGGACCCGCAGTAAAACCGGTGCGCTAGGCACATTTAAGAGCGGTGTATTCCGCTTTGCTTGCGAAAACGATGCCTTTATGTTGCCGATTGTCATTAAGGGTTCTGGCCCCGTGTGGGAACGCCGTAAAGACACCAAGCGTTGCCAGGTGAATGTGAAGGTGCTTGCTCCGCTTGATGTTCTGGAGTGCCGCAAAGCAAACGAAAAATTCGACCCCAAGGTTCACATGCTTCCCATGGTCCACAAGATGATGGAGGATGCTCTGTGA
- the murI gene encoding glutamate racemase: MIGVFDSGFGGLTILKNLQKALPQYDYLYLGDNARAPYGSRSFETIFRYTLQAVRELFSRGCPLVILACNTASAKALRSIQQDVLPYEFPDKRVLGIVRPTAEEIGKFSKSGHIGIFGTAGTVSSGSYLIEINHFYPELKVTQHACPMWVPLVEYGERESEGARFFVKKDVDALLAQDPDIDTVLLACTHYPLLEGAIRAALPENVKLVFQGDIVSEKTVDYLKRHPEMDARLTKNGKTRFLTTDTAKFFEKGASLFGMTGFSAESVTF; encoded by the coding sequence GTGATAGGCGTTTTCGATTCAGGTTTTGGTGGTCTGACTATTTTGAAGAACCTGCAGAAGGCTTTGCCGCAGTACGACTATCTTTACCTGGGCGATAATGCCCGCGCCCCTTATGGCTCCCGCAGTTTCGAGACGATTTTCCGTTATACGCTGCAGGCGGTGCGCGAGCTGTTCAGCCGCGGCTGTCCGTTGGTGATTCTCGCCTGCAATACGGCGTCGGCCAAGGCGCTCCGGAGTATTCAGCAAGATGTGCTGCCGTATGAATTCCCGGACAAACGCGTGCTCGGCATTGTGCGACCCACCGCCGAAGAAATCGGCAAGTTCAGCAAGTCGGGTCATATCGGAATTTTCGGGACGGCGGGTACGGTTTCGTCGGGCAGTTACCTGATTGAAATCAACCATTTTTACCCCGAGCTCAAGGTGACGCAGCATGCCTGCCCCATGTGGGTGCCTCTGGTCGAATACGGCGAAAGGGAATCCGAAGGGGCCCGATTCTTTGTCAAGAAGGACGTGGACGCCTTGCTCGCCCAAGACCCGGATATCGATACGGTCTTGCTCGCCTGTACCCATTACCCGCTCCTGGAGGGGGCAATCCGTGCCGCACTCCCCGAAAACGTGAAGCTGGTGTTTCAGGGTGACATTGTTTCCGAGAAGACGGTGGACTACCTGAAGCGTCATCCGGAGATGGATGCCCGCCTTACAAAAAATGGAAAAACAAGGTTTTTGACCACCGACACCGCGAAATTCTTCGAAAAAGGGGCGTCGCTCTTTGGAATGACCGGTTTTTCGGCAGAGTCAGTTACCTTTTAG
- a CDS encoding glycosyl hydrolase: protein MLKKLTTAALAAATIASAASITVDPTATKQEIVGFGGGSVYYQSWITALADKNKQALFDTAFTGLNLSLLRVGNWLQADTAKVSQDDIEIVQAAKQRLGNHLKIEMSSWSAPGNLKPSGSVNGKDGSSSADNSLKKVSGDAYGAYAYSDFAAWWKKSLETYKAAGIAPDYISIQNEPDMNADYEETLFNPTETDTAAGYKQALNAVYDAVKGTTKILGPEPLGIGYNNFQKYAKELDENKLDGYAYHLYHAGDGNDNSGNNYLAPENFRKAMKSIGSTYGGKGKPIIMTEFCNMLDKTREEDMVGLAHIMQVGFTDGMLGGYIAWELFWGEGRGQLIGVCTEGWGSCKKDEIVIGPEYHAMRHYSKFVNPGWKAISATTTENDLKTVAFASASGDSVTVVVINTGKTAIQLDAPAISGMNVATAVQSKENGFKSKNITIASCYMLPARSVTTLVLTKTAAASTVAACQDETTDPNYTEPVITPSADVVILDYSKTTDVSTWQAMSDDLGAVTYEAGELDGITGYVNVPLAGCEQADCGYKSQLVNISEEGAAALANCSELVITMRSQDNSNAYVNVGAANGGNWVDYQYGRTAAAGKWSETTVDLEKEGDNGSTALHFNSDATGIYIAKIVATGCSSSGIIKAPKFAANDRFAPAKVFDLNGNLVWSGLKGQALNADGTLRLELRQGMYLVKTKNATEKAIKK from the coding sequence ATGTTGAAAAAACTGACTACTGCAGCCCTCGCTGCAGCCACAATCGCTTCTGCAGCAAGCATTACTGTCGACCCGACCGCAACCAAGCAAGAAATTGTCGGTTTCGGCGGCGGATCCGTTTATTACCAGAGCTGGATAACGGCACTTGCCGACAAGAACAAGCAAGCCCTTTTTGATACAGCCTTTACGGGCCTCAACCTTTCTCTTTTGCGCGTGGGCAACTGGCTCCAGGCCGATACTGCCAAGGTCAGCCAAGACGATATCGAAATCGTGCAAGCAGCCAAGCAGCGCCTCGGCAACCACTTGAAGATTGAAATGTCCAGCTGGTCTGCACCGGGCAACCTCAAGCCGAGCGGCAGCGTGAACGGTAAAGACGGTTCAAGTTCGGCCGACAACTCCCTGAAAAAAGTCAGTGGCGACGCCTATGGTGCTTACGCCTACAGTGACTTTGCCGCCTGGTGGAAAAAGAGTCTCGAAACATACAAGGCCGCAGGTATCGCACCCGACTACATCAGCATTCAGAATGAACCGGACATGAACGCCGATTACGAAGAAACCCTGTTCAATCCCACCGAAACAGACACAGCGGCAGGTTACAAGCAAGCTTTAAATGCGGTCTATGACGCCGTGAAGGGCACCACGAAGATTCTCGGCCCCGAGCCCCTCGGCATCGGCTATAACAACTTTCAGAAGTATGCCAAGGAACTTGACGAAAACAAGCTGGACGGCTATGCCTATCACCTGTATCACGCAGGTGACGGCAACGACAACTCCGGCAACAACTACCTCGCTCCTGAAAACTTCCGCAAGGCCATGAAGTCCATCGGCTCCACCTACGGCGGCAAGGGCAAACCCATTATCATGACCGAGTTCTGCAACATGCTCGACAAGACCCGCGAAGAAGACATGGTGGGCCTCGCCCACATTATGCAGGTCGGCTTTACCGATGGCATGCTCGGCGGTTACATCGCCTGGGAACTCTTCTGGGGCGAAGGCCGCGGCCAGCTCATTGGCGTTTGCACCGAAGGCTGGGGCAGCTGCAAGAAGGACGAAATCGTCATTGGCCCTGAATACCACGCCATGCGCCATTATTCCAAGTTCGTGAATCCGGGCTGGAAGGCAATCTCTGCCACTACCACCGAAAACGACCTCAAGACAGTCGCCTTCGCAAGCGCCTCCGGCGACTCCGTTACCGTGGTTGTCATCAACACTGGCAAGACCGCCATTCAGCTTGACGCTCCGGCAATCAGCGGCATGAACGTCGCAACCGCAGTACAGTCCAAGGAAAACGGCTTCAAGAGCAAGAACATCACCATCGCCAGCTGCTATATGCTCCCGGCCCGCTCGGTGACGACGCTTGTTCTCACCAAGACCGCAGCCGCCTCGACCGTCGCCGCCTGCCAAGACGAAACGACCGACCCGAACTACACTGAACCGGTCATCACCCCGTCTGCAGACGTCGTCATTCTCGACTACTCCAAGACCACCGACGTTTCCACCTGGCAGGCCATGAGCGACGACCTCGGCGCCGTCACCTACGAAGCCGGCGAACTCGATGGCATAACCGGTTACGTAAACGTTCCGCTCGCCGGTTGCGAACAGGCCGATTGCGGCTACAAGAGCCAGCTCGTAAACATCAGCGAAGAAGGTGCCGCCGCACTGGCAAACTGCTCCGAACTGGTGATTACCATGCGTAGCCAGGACAACTCCAACGCCTACGTGAACGTGGGTGCCGCAAACGGTGGCAACTGGGTCGACTACCAGTACGGTCGCACCGCCGCCGCAGGCAAGTGGAGCGAAACCACCGTTGATCTCGAAAAGGAAGGCGACAACGGCTCTACCGCCCTCCACTTCAACAGCGACGCCACCGGAATCTACATCGCAAAGATTGTGGCCACAGGCTGCTCTTCTAGCGGTATCATCAAGGCACCCAAGTTTGCAGCCAACGACCGTTTCGCCCCGGCGAAAGTCTTCGACCTGAACGGTAACCTCGTATGGAGCGGCCTCAAGGGCCAGGCTCTGAACGCCGACGGCACGCTCCGTCTCGAGCTGCGCCAGGGCATGTACCTCGTGAAGACGAAAAACGCTACGGAGAAAGCGATAAAAAAGTAG
- the nth gene encoding endonuclease III: protein MKKADKIKFISETLDELLPNPPIPLDYSDPYTLLVAVVLSAQCTDLRVNQVTKELYKKAKTPKAMVKLGVEKITEIIKPCGLSTTKGKNIFNLSKILVEKYNSVVPQTFEELEALPGVGHKTASVMMIHAFKIPAFPVDTHIHRLAKRWGLSDGSSVEQTEKDLKKIFPESEWEKRHLQIILFGRTYCKALGHKPEQCPICSKL from the coding sequence GTGAAAAAAGCAGACAAAATAAAATTCATCAGCGAAACGCTCGACGAGTTGCTTCCAAACCCGCCGATTCCACTGGATTACTCTGACCCTTACACGCTCCTGGTCGCGGTCGTGTTGAGTGCGCAATGCACCGACCTCCGCGTAAACCAGGTGACCAAGGAACTTTACAAGAAGGCGAAAACGCCCAAGGCCATGGTCAAACTCGGCGTCGAAAAAATCACCGAAATCATCAAGCCTTGCGGGCTTTCGACCACCAAGGGCAAAAACATTTTCAACTTGTCCAAGATTCTTGTCGAAAAATACAACAGCGTTGTGCCGCAAACCTTCGAAGAACTCGAGGCGCTTCCCGGCGTCGGCCACAAGACCGCAAGCGTCATGATGATTCACGCATTCAAGATTCCCGCCTTCCCGGTGGACACGCACATTCACCGCCTCGCAAAACGTTGGGGACTTTCCGATGGCTCTTCTGTAGAACAGACTGAAAAAGACCTCAAAAAAATTTTCCCCGAAAGCGAATGGGAAAAACGCCACCTACAAATCATCTTGTTCGGTCGCACTTACTGCAAAGCTCTAGGCCACAAGCCCGAGCAATGCCCCATCTGCAGCAAGCTCTAG
- the cysE gene encoding serine O-acetyltransferase, whose product MNVEEIEQKIRCEAEKLVHDEPLSVLMITEQILNSKNFAAMLSVTLSCQLAGEVIDRTELEKVFGILYLKYPELVTCAGKDLYATVLRDPACTSFLEPLLFFKGFQGLQAYRAAHALWQEGRSFPAKMLQSIISRKFGMDIHPAAKIGYGLLIDHATNIVIGETAVVGNNVSFLHGVTLGGTGNEVGDRHPKIGNGVMLGAHAQLLGNIHIGDGAKIGAGAVVVSDVPAHTTYAGVPAVQVGKPHDEMPSFNMQQDFTRDCE is encoded by the coding sequence ATGAACGTCGAAGAAATAGAACAGAAAATCCGTTGCGAAGCCGAAAAGTTAGTTCACGACGAACCTCTTTCGGTACTGATGATTACGGAGCAAATTCTTAACAGCAAGAACTTTGCCGCAATGCTTTCGGTCACTCTTTCTTGTCAGCTTGCTGGCGAGGTGATTGACCGTACTGAGCTTGAAAAAGTTTTCGGAATTCTTTACCTCAAGTATCCGGAACTGGTCACTTGCGCAGGCAAGGACTTGTACGCAACGGTTCTTCGCGACCCGGCTTGTACGAGTTTCCTGGAACCGCTTCTGTTCTTCAAGGGCTTTCAGGGCCTGCAGGCATACCGCGCCGCCCATGCCCTGTGGCAAGAAGGCAGATCATTCCCCGCCAAAATGCTCCAGAGCATCATTAGCCGCAAGTTCGGCATGGACATTCACCCGGCCGCTAAAATCGGTTACGGCCTTTTGATTGACCACGCCACAAACATTGTCATCGGCGAAACCGCTGTCGTTGGCAACAATGTGAGCTTCTTGCACGGCGTGACACTCGGCGGTACCGGCAACGAAGTCGGCGACCGTCACCCGAAAATCGGAAACGGCGTGATGCTCGGTGCCCATGCGCAGCTGCTCGGCAACATCCACATCGGTGATGGCGCAAAGATTGGCGCTGGCGCTGTGGTGGTAAGCGACGTTCCGGCACATACGACTTACGCAGGCGTGCCCGCCGTACAAGTCGGTAAGCCACACGACGAAATGCCCAGCTTCAACATGCAGCAAGACTTCACCCGCGACTGCGAGTAA